In Mercurialis annua linkage group LG6, ddMerAnnu1.2, whole genome shotgun sequence, the following are encoded in one genomic region:
- the LOC126686164 gene encoding uncharacterized membrane protein At1g16860-like, with amino-acid sequence MNDLSNAVLREKKTPFLPKLAIFILFSVFITGFSFSIFILIVVHNPIFFLAFLLVFGSVASFIAWNVHNRKYKAAVFRFLRSFPDSDLASSSNGHLVKITGVASCGSVSLESSYERAPRCIYSSTLLYEYGGFGFKKKGANRSCFQWSLTYCERFSTDFYITDRKSGMRALVKAGPNCKVVPLITESKLVTTTRQCKRLSSDFGKWLQERNLSVEARQLRLEEGYVQEGSTVTVMGELHKNNENVRIVEPQELLCTGFLWRKLILPMDVDGLVIA; translated from the exons ATGAACGACCTCTCAAATGCAGTGCTGAGAGAAAAGAAAACTCCATTTTTACCCAAATTAGCAATCTTCATTCTGTTCTCTGTTTTCATAACTGGGTtttcattttccatttttatacTGATAGTGGTCCATAACCCAATCTTTTTTCTTGCGTTTCTACTTGTTTTTGGTTCAGTCGCATCGTTCATTGCTTGGAATGTACATAACCGGAAGTACAAAGCTGCTGTTTTTCGGTTTCTCCGTTCTTTTCCTGACTCTGACCTCGCTTCTTCATCCAACGGACACCTTGTTAAGATCACTGGG GTCGCATCCTGTGGGAGTGTTTCATTGGAATCGTCCTATGAAAGGGCTCCTAGATGTATATATTCATCTACTCTATTGTATGAATATGGAGGATTCGGATTCAAGAAAAAGGGTGCAAATAGGTCATGCTTTCAATGGAGTTTAACATATTGTGAG AGGTTTTCCACCGACTTCTATATAACCGATAGGAAGTCCGGTATGAGAGCATTGGTGAAAGCTGGTCCAAATTGCAAAGTTGTTCCCCTAATAACTGAAAGCAAACTTGTGACTACTACAAGACAATGCAAAAGGCTATCGTCCGACTTTGGGAAATGGTTGCAAGAGAGGAATCTCTCGGTTGAAGCTCGTCAACTACGGTTGGAAGAAGG GTATGTGCAAGAAGGTAGCACGGTGACTGTAATGGGAGAGTTGCACAAAAATAATGAGAATGTGAGGATTGTTGAACCTCAAGAGCTCCTATGTACAGGATTTCTGTGGAGAAAGCTTATACTTCCTATGGATGTGGATGGATTGGTCATAGCCTAG
- the LOC126685768 gene encoding homeobox-leucine zipper protein ATHB-12-like, translating into MLDGGDYSCSSAGDPFSAAISSSSDSSSRRTNKKNSNYKLNKKRFSDDQIKSLETMFESETRLEPRKKLQLAKELGLQPRQVAIWFQNKRARWKSKQLERDYGVLRANYNSLASKFEALKKEKQALAIQLEKLNDAMKKTSSEVNYERSTSAESENGERIKCELLSEEAKPYFGIDHEEEETNLMSIVEAGDGSLTSQEDWASLDSDALFVESNSGCQWWDFWA; encoded by the exons ATGTTAGACGGAGGAGACTATTCTTGTTCTTCGGCCGGCGATCCATTTTCTGCAGCAATCTCATCATCATCTGATTCATCATCAAGAAGGACCAATAAGAAGAACAGTAATTATAAGCTGAACAAGAAGAGGTTCAGTGATGACCAGATTAAATCATTAGAGACCATGTTTGAATCCGAAACGAGACTCGAACCTCGGAAGAAATTGCAGCTTGCTAAGGAATTAGGGCTGCAACCGCGTCAGGTTGCGATTTGGTTTCAGAATAAACGAGCAAGGTGGAAGTCGAAGCAGCTCGAACGAGATTACGGTGTTCTTCGAGCTAATTATAATAGTTTGGCTTCGAAATTCGAGGCTTTAAAGAAAGAGAAGCAAGCTTTGGCAATTCAG TTGGAGAAGCTGAATGATGCGATGAAGAAGACGAGTAGTGAGGTGAATTACGAGAGATCAACATCTGCAGAATCCGAAAACGGAGAGCGAATAAAGTGTGAATTACTATCAGAAGAAGCCAAGCCTTATTTTGGTATAGAtcatgaagaagaagaaaccaatTTAATGAGTATAGTGGAAGCTGGTGATGGATCATTAACATCACAAGAAGATTGGGCTAGTTTAGATTCTGATGCCCTTTTTGTTGAATCAAACAGTGGCTGCCAATGGTGGGATTTTTGGGCTTGA